ATGTTTAAGTCTCTCTTTCTCCTACCGTTTTATTCTGatgtttaatgttgtaataAGTTTCCAAGTAGACAAACCGTATGTCAAGTAGTAGTATCCTGAAAAACCTTCCAAGGTCTGTTATGTCTGAAGGGTCCTTTTGCTTTCCCCGTCTAATATAATGTCTAAAGGTTTTATATTATagttcaaaccgaaccaaatcgaTGATATTGATTGAGTAAAATAATTAGCCAGCAGAAGATTCAGCAAATGAAAACACAGAAATAACTTTTAACACTAAGAAATCTAAAGCTGGAACTAGATCAGAGAAACAAAGCTTACTCAAGAGAGTGATTAATATACAAAACGAACCAGTGGTATCATTGTTCTAACTCTTCACCTGATCTGTACCAGTAAGTAACCAGAGTTTCTCTACGTAAATTGCTCTCCCTACGACTAACTTTCCCTCAGAGTACATAATGAAAGCCTGATGGTTACTCAAAAAGACCCATCACCCCCAGAATTTCGATGCCCTAAACGTGACTCCCATTCTACGAAAACCAGACACAAGACATGGTTATATGTTTTGTACCTGTAAATCTCGTTTAGGCTTTGAGTACAGAGCTCTTATCGATGATCTCTTCTAAGCTTTCACAGCGGCTTTGATGGTGGTCTGTTTATTTTCTCCAGTAATCTGCTAAATACTAGTTTGACCGGTATGCAAGCCACGGTTGGTGGTCCCTGTAGTACCCGTCTGTTAGATAGCTCGTGAGTCCCATCACCGAAGGTCTTTATCCCGCTGTGTGCTTGTTCACTGCCGAATGATGACAGTGCCCTGGTCTTTTGACTAGGGCTTGCGTTTGTGttcttcatcaccttctttTGCTGCTGCTTTCTCTCACCAGGTGGTCGTGGAATGTGCATTAGATTGCTTCTCCTCAACGAGTTATCATCAGTACTTAAGTTTCCCGAACCAAGTTTCTTAAAAAACGGTTTTCTTCCCTGACCTGACGGAGAATGAACATCAGCATCGGCTTCAAGAGATGGTGATAATGGTTGCAGCCGTGGAACGCGTGAGCTACTCCTTCTTGCGGTCTTCCAAGCATGGGGAAGTAGAAAGGGTTTGTCATGGTATGTTGTTTCATTGCCGAAGTACTCAGAGGAACCATCTGCCAAGACTTCAACTTCAACTGGATGTCCAATTATCGCTCTGCTGTTTAACTTACTCATCAGGGAGACAATTGGGACAGGCCCTTTCTGATAGCTTCCTCGTACTTCTAGTTCCACATCCATCAACGGAGAATACATATTTCTTCTAGAATGTCGATGAGAAGACGCATGGAACTCCTGACCTGAACCTTCGAGTCTTTCCTCCCATCGCTTCTTCTTACCAATCTGGCCTTCCCAAGGATCATCATCCCAGTCCAGCATGTCATGGCTGTAGATGTTCTTGAATCCGGATGCAACCATAGTTGAGAGCCGATACTCATCATCACCTGGTCCAGTCATTCTGTCCCGGAACTGTCTCTCGTTGGGATCAGTGTCATCAGTTCCATCGCTCATATCATTTGTCCCACTAGAATCTAATCCATAGCCCATATGCTTTTGACCAAATGCCCTTCTCTTATATTCAGAATATCTTCCGTTACGTGCAGACCTTCTTGGAAGATTGCGCATGTTTCTCTTTCCCTTGAGCTGCCACTTGGAAACCGTACCAGCTTCATTATCTGGATCTTGGGAATAAAGGTGAGAAGAGTCGCCAGACATGGATGATTCATAACAGTCTTCCTCACTGCTGGTGCTTTCACCTTCTGCTGACATATGTCTACTGAAAGGATTGTGTTGCTCTGAATGACGCCCAGCTCCTGGAAGAGAAGATTTCAAACTCTAGTTAGGGAATAGCTATAAAATACGCACATATAGATAACTTTGGTCCAAGAAACCAAAACGGTAAACTGGTTTCTAAAGTTCAGAGGCTTGACACCAATGCCAGACAAAGAAGAATCAGAAATGAGTATCGTTTAACACAAcagaatagaaaatatatatgtgaTAAGAAACTAGCTTTTAGCTGTTCAGAAAAGCTTCACCTGACAGCAAGGGAATGTCATCATCAGTATCCTCCTCCATATCAGAAGAGTCAGTTTCGGATTCAGAAGAAACAGATTCAACATCTTCCAAAAACTCAGGAGGGTCATATTCTGAAAGGGAATAACGAGAATGGTCACCGGCAAAGGAGGAATGCATAGCCGCCCTGTGGCTTAGCAAACTCTCATGCAGATCTAAAACATCATTAGATTCATTTGGTGCAAACATGTATTTAGTCCTTTTAGCCTCCATCAAGTTCCTAGTCTTCTCCTTTCCTGCAACAGAGTCAAAATTGCACAAGAAGTCTTTTAGTGTCCAACCATCTACACACTCAGGAAGTTTCCAAAAATAATCTTACCGAGGGTAAAACTGGGCCTCTCCATGCTATGATCTCCACtagaagaagctgaagagttGCTTCTCGCCAGAGACTGGAAGGAAGTATCAGCAGGACCATTGGAAGATGAAAACTTTCGCTTCGAAGAGAAGGTTCTTAGCCCAAAGTCCTGCAACCCTCTCATTCGAGGCTGTGCCTCTTCCTCAAATCTCGTTTGTTCTACCTCTTTATCTTTCTGCAAATGCCTAACATCACCAACATGGTTACGCCTTAGACCACCATTAGAGATATCATGAACCCTAGACACAACCATTCTCTCCTTGGCTGCTGCATCAGGAGAGTCCCCCCTAGCCCTAGCCCTAGCCCTAGGCCTACCAGTCTCAACTTTCACTTCCTTCTTCAGAATCTCCTTCTCAAGCTCAAGCGCATGGAGAATCGCGTCTTCTCTACGAGCATACTTCTCCCTCTTCCTTATCGTCAGCCCTTGCGAATTCTCCACCTTCTCAATGCAGTCATCAAAATCGCCGCACCGGAACGGCTTCACCCGCTTGGACTTCTCTAAGTTGTACCAATCCCTAAACacacatgaaacaaaaaaataatcaaatccaaAAAACCAAGGAAAGTTTGTTATTAACAAAGATAAAAGAAAGAGACTACTTACACACTCGCATCCTCTCTTCCAAGAAGCTTCACAGGAGTTCCAGATCGTGGAGAGGTGATATGAGTAGAGTCGAGATCATCCTGTCCCAGTATCTTCCCTGGCCACCACGAGCCGTTCCTCCTCCTCACCCACACAATCGAACCCACCGTGCAATCAGCCGCACCTTCCATCAAGatcacactctctctctctctctctctacgagTTTCTTCCTAAGTAACTACGAGGAAACAGGTCTCAAAAAGTCTACCATTCTCTAGAGATAACAAGTTCCTTCTACGGTGATGTTAATGATCTACCTGAAAAAGCAGCTCAGCCGCCGGTGATACGGATCGAAGAACGGCTGAAACGGAGCCAAGTGAATCCGGCGAGGACTAAGGTTTCCATTCAGATTTGGAAAACTCCCATAACAACCctacgctctctctctctctcttccgtAGGTTAGGTTTAAAAACCTTCTTCTCTGCTTTCCACCGTCTCTCAGTCGTCTttcgtctctctctcctctccgttactccgtttctctctctctctcctccggATGGTTATTGCGAGGCGCGCCGTTCCTATTATTAACACGCGCTCCCGAAAAGCGCGTGCTTACGTTACCGAATTAAAGGCCCATTAACGTAAGCTTTAAGGCTTCTTATTTTTAGGCCCACCACATTCctccttttttttaattcgttatTTTTCTTTACTTTACTAAATCTTGACTGAGCTTTTGTTCATTAATTTATCAAAGGTTccatcatcaccatcatatAAGCTTCAAAGTGACAATTAAAGATAATTTTGCATATTACATTTTTTCATCAGTGTATATAATGAAGCTCAAGTGTCATATCATGCAAACAGTGAGTATAGTTGATACTAATTAACATTGGCTTTCAAGACACAAAAGAAAAGGCACTTCCATTACAAAAGGTCTTCCAAGAGGGTTTGATTTGGTGATATTACTACAATGTCAGAGGCCAAGAAGAAGACTTTGGTTTATGGATCAAAAGTACATATAATGGTGGAGAGAGACTTGAGACACCACGAGCTTGATTTGGTTGTATgacgagtttttttttgttgttaaaacAAGGGGCCAGCGGATGAGAAACCAGCTGCTCTAACCTCTTTGAGCGTAGAGGATAACCAGTCTAAGCCTTCATAGAGGCCATCTCCTTGGAGAGCACATGTGCCTTGTATATGCCATTTCCTGTTCTTGAGATCTAATAAGCCGAGCCCTTCACACACTTCTCGGGGAGACATGGCTCCTCTCTGAGGTTCACACAGACTCAGGATGAATATTGGTAAAGGGCAAAgaactaacaaaaaaattcaaataatgaAAACTACAGCTTTGAATTTTTTACCATGTCTTGTTTGTTTGCAAACACTAGAATGACACTGTTAAGCATGAATGGGTCTTTTATGATCTCCTGAACCAAAATCATTTACCAGAGGTTAGAAGAAACTGTGCAGAGACTAATTTTACCAAAAGCATTATGCAGAGTTATATCTCAAGGTACCTGAAATTCTTGCTTAGCTTTGCCGATTCTCTCACGGTCCAAGGAGTCTACCACATATATCTGCAAGCGCGtagaacaattaaaaaaaaatcagagaataTTCCAAAACAACATGAGAAAAGACTCTGTGAAATAAGAATCTGACTACACAGAGAGGTAGTAGACATATACAAGTCCATCGGTATTGTTGAAGTAATGCCTCCACAAGGGCCTGAGCTTTTCTTGGCCACCAACATCCCAAACTGTGAACATCACATTCTTGTACTGAACTTTCTCCACATTGAAACCTGTGTTAAGAAAAAAAGTGCAAAACCCTCAGCAAGGCAGTAACATATCCGGGGCATCATAAGATAAAAGAGACCAAATCAAAATGCTGCTTCAAGAAAATCGAACTCACCGATTGTGGGAACAGTTGAGAGAACTTCTCCTATGTGCAGCTTGTAGAGTATCGTTGTTTTGCCAGCCGCATCCAGACCCAGCATAACGACCTGGAGTAGCTCCAAACAAAATGCACAACAACAAAATCAAGAAAGAGAACACTTTAGTTAAAACTATCGCACTAATGACTAACAAGCTGAGTGTATAAGATTTTGAGCACAAGATCATCAATACAAGAAAACAAACACTcaattgaagaaaaaaacaaaactagagAAATTGCTATTGAATAAGTCTTTAgctaatagcagcactgaactAGATTCAATCACTCGTTTTACTTCTATACCAAAGCAAAGCAAAAACGAATTAAAACTAAGAATGATCGTTACAATAGGTTAACGAACGCGAttcaatcaaaaaaaaaaaaaaaaggaagaaccCTAGCAAACAATCGTAAGAcgagaataaaaaaaatcaagagaaGATTTAGAGAAGGAAGGAGAGAGTTACCCTCATTTCCTGATTGCCGAAGAACGTATCGAAAAGCTTGCGGAAAGTTTGACCCATGTCAACCACCAAAAGCTACGATCAATTTTTCTCGATACCGAAGAGAAAGCGAAGCTGAATGAATCAGAGATAATCAAACGAAGATGATCGATTTCCACGAGAATTCACTAATgaaggagaaggaagaagaacttTCCGAGAAAGAAAGGGAAGAGGGGAAGGTAGCGTTCTCGTTACGAGGGATTCCACTTGTCTTTTAGATTCTTGCTTGGTTTGATCTCTCCAATTCAATTGTAACTCGgtttacaaaaaattaaaccgactAAAACCGGTTTTCAATCCGAGTAAGAGAACATTTTAGGAAATGTTGAGCTGACCTTACACTATTAACCTAAAGACTTTCTAATGTAACATATTTGCATGTAAGTACTTAATCTATACAGCGTTACCTATAACAAATAAGGTagataacttttatttattaaggAATTTGATTATGGCATAAAATCCTCCAAAGGTTTCAATTATACTAGAAAACCAAATCATCCAAGATAATATAAAAAGACATTGTTTGAAGACTTtgctatgaaaataaatatttttatgaatcacTCATCTCATCTGGATTCTCGTCGGGAGCAATAGGTCCAGCATCTAAATCTTTGTTAtcctggagaagaagaagaagaaaaaaacattcagttGAGTTTGAATGAAAAGTGGTTtaataaaagaaagagaaaccAATCTTTTGTAGTTAAACTATGTTACCTGAGCAGAAAATTCTTTGGACCGTATAAGGAAGTCTCGTACGTTATTCTTAAATGGAACAGGGTGATCTCTCAACTCATAAAGTCCTTTCACAAATTCTGTCACCTCTGGTACACTTATGTTGGGGAATGACGAGCTTAGAAGCTTGGTGGTGTGATCACAAACAAAGGCGGCGTTATCTGGATACTGTTGAGGCACCGTTGAAGCATCCCACAAAGGTTCGGTCAAAGCACCGCTCTCCACctgaaaatgttttatattaatgGACCTCCCTCAAGATCCACTGAAACTAGCAAATGGTAGATTTTTaagtgtgtgtatatatatatagattttttaccAGTTGAAATAGGCGCTGTAGCACGAACACATGCCAATGGAACTCTGGCTTGTGAAAGGTATCGGTCAACACGGCAATAATTTCTTGCTCAATTTGCATTAAGTATGTCCGGTAGAATTGGTTAGAGAAAGCAGATTTCTGTCACAATCAGAGAGAAAACATGTTATTGATCAGACATATATATAATGTGCCATAATGAGGGCTAAAAATGAAACGCTTAGGTTTAAAAACCTGAAACTTTTTCAGCAACACAAGTAAGAGTTTAAGTCCTGTTTCAGCGATGTTTCTTTCGGTATGCCTAAACGCCCAGATAACCGAATCCATGACTAgcttcagttgctgatgagaggcataaaaaaaacaaagaaaagctCAAGGATTACTAGTGACCATTTGATGTAGAAAGATATGATAGCTCACTACGACCAGGTAAAGACCAGAATCACCAACCTCACTTGACAACTGTAGCAAAGCACGGAAACAAAATGTAGCAATGGCACGAAGTAACAAGAAAAACTTGAGCCGGTGTTCTGGATAATCTTCAAAATTCTTAGTGATCATCTGCTTAAAAGATGAAAAGATAATTGACccactttatatattttactccaTCTCTACTTCCATAAATAGTAGTAAAAAAATACTCCCATGGACCATAGAGTCTGTTACCTCCAAAGTGCAATGGAAAACAGATTCAAAGATGCGAGGCACATCATCTTGCATTGCAACCTTGTACCTACACAAACACATTTTCATGTTACATTTTGTCTTACAacttttcttttgataaatcATGCATAGGCTGAGACAAGAAGACTTACTGGTTTATTATTGTCGCAAAGAGTGATAAAACTTCTGATTCCCTTGCATCAGGAACATTTCTTGCATAGTCAGCAAGTATTTCATTCATAATTGGTGGAACAAAATGTTTGCCAATGTGTGGGTTTTTTTCATCTTTGTCTAGAAACGTTTTTATCAGGTTCAGGATTTCTCTCTTAACAGACCTGTCACAAGAagcataaaataataatagtattaTTCAAGTTTGTAATATACTATTAGGGTATCAAGAcctgtgattttttttatatatttggtaTAAAAAGCCGTCCTACCTTAGAAGCTTAATCAAAGATATCCTCGAAGCACACGGGCCACTATCACCAATGCTGCTTGACACGAGTTCACTGTACATCCTGGTGCATAAGAGGAAGAGTAAAGCCAATTATTCCTAAGTTATAAGAAGAATGTAAATGTTTTGTATAAGTATAGAAAAACTTACTTGTAAATATTCAGAATAGCCAAGAAGATCGATGAAATTTGAAATAAGAAGTATTTTCCCAGTGAAGCTGCAACTCTTGTATTTGTTTGGAGGATAGTAAGCACATTATGTATCACATCAGGGTCTTTGAGGAAATCAACATTCTGACGTGCTTCTCCTATAATCTCTGCCCATCTCTACATTGTTGGGGGCAACTATACTTTTAGCGAGCTATGGAAAACAAGAGCTGAGCAGTGACTTAATTGCTTATTAACAAACCTGATTAGGGAGAGCCATCAACCACTTGATGTATTCACGTCTCTTCTGAGGATCTGATTCAGCCTCGATTATACAAGCAACCTGAAGATAGACAGACAGAGAGTGAGATCACGGCAATAAATAGATTCATATCACCATTGCCGAGAAAGGACTGAAAAATACATACAGATTCATAAAAAGTTTGAATCTGATGAGGCCCAAGATGTTTAGTAGTTGTACTAAGGCTTGCTAGAACTTCAGATACAAATGGCTCCTCTTTTCCAACCTAAATGAACACACATCACATCAATGTAGATGATAAAGTCAAGAGTTAACCATGTGCATTAAACTAACAAGTACATACCTGAACAACAAGGAATATGCGTTTGCATTGCTGAGCAATCTTTAAGAATGTATCACAAGCCATgtcctaaaagaaaaaaaaggtagGATATTAGTTTGAGCAGATTAATGTTAGAAAGATCAGACAAGAAGGAAATAAAGAATAGCTTCTTATCAATATTAACATGTAATCATTGTTGGTACATGGATGGTATTGAAATCAAAGTTCTCAATCATGAAAAAGGGAAgaattatattcaaaaaaaaaaaagggaagaaTTACCTTAACACCCGGTTGAGTCGAATGCATGAAGTCAAACAACTTCTTAACAACCACCATCATATACTGCCAATTGCCCTTTAAGAATCTTGGATACTGTCCAAAAACATACCTGAAACGAATGTACAAGAAGACAAAGATCAAATACTCAAACGAATCATGCATGAAACAAGTTCAAGTTTATCATGGTACGTAGCAGGGAACAAGTGATCCATTTATAGTAAGAAAATCTCATACTAAGTTAGTGCTAGTAGTCATTTGATAGGTTTCAATATTAGCATTTATAATGTAGAGACAAACTCACATGATGTTGCTCGCGATAACATCTTTATCGTCATTTCCCTTCATGATTCCACTGAAACTTAATAAAGCACGAATAACCTTCACTAGAAATCTGTCTTCCTGTAATAAAGACATGGAGTTCAAATGTTTCAATAAATGTGATAAAACTAGCAAAAATTTGGTTGAAACATAATAACAAGACCATAAATGAATGGAAGGTCAATAAAGAAGACTAGGGACGTTAGGAAGATGCTACCAAATACCTAGAGTCCAAAAAGGTATTTGCTATTGCATTACAAACAAAATCTTCAACTGTTGTTCATTGAAGATGCAAGGAGATCTTACATTTGCTACATCCATGGAACCAGAAATAGACCCAATAGCCCAGCACAAAGTGTTCAGATCATTCCGTGTCCATTCTTTTTTGTTTATCTGTTTGCTTAGCTTACTCAACATCTTTGCATGAACAACAAAAAGTTGGCATCAATACAACAAGGTCAGATAAGCCTTCAAATCATTAATCCAAACCATAAGTACAATCTTACATCCCTCATAGTAAGTACCTGTCTTTCAGTGTCATCATTATCGAAGTGTGTGAGGAAGATCAATGTCTCCCGCATTATCTGACACAGTGTTAAATGTGAAACAAGTCAACTGTTAGATCGAGTTATTATTCTTTGTTACATCTTATATAACAGAAGATAGCAGATATATAAAGTTGGTACCTTATACTGGAGAAAAACATCACAATCCTTCATAGTTTCGCGGACAATGTTCccattttcatcttcaacaattAGCACTTCTTCAGGCTTAGCCATGCTATTAATCATGAGCCCCCTTAATTTTGATAGTTGATCAGAGtaaagtatttttggtgttgtGATTTCAGGTTCGATGCTCCCAACCGTAGGAGGATGAAAAACCA
This region of Brassica napus cultivar Da-Ae chromosome C5, Da-Ae, whole genome shotgun sequence genomic DNA includes:
- the LOC106435939 gene encoding uncharacterized protein At1g51745 gives rise to the protein MEGAADCTVGSIVWVRRRNGSWWPGKILGQDDLDSTHITSPRSGTPVKLLGREDASVDWYNLEKSKRVKPFRCGDFDDCIEKVENSQGLTIRKREKYARREDAILHALELEKEILKKEVKVETGRPRARARARGDSPDAAAKERMVVSRVHDISNGGLRRNHVGDVRHLQKDKEVEQTRFEEEAQPRMRGLQDFGLRTFSSKRKFSSSNGPADTSFQSLARSNSSASSSGDHSMERPSFTLGKEKTRNLMEAKRTKYMFAPNESNDVLDLHESLLSHRAAMHSSFAGDHSRYSLSEYDPPEFLEDVESVSSESETDSSDMEEDTDDDIPLLSGAGRHSEQHNPFSRHMSAEGESTSSEEDCYESSMSGDSSHLYSQDPDNEAGTVSKWQLKGKRNMRNLPRRSARNGRYSEYKRRAFGQKHMGYGLDSSGTNDMSDGTDDTDPNERQFRDRMTGPGDDEYRLSTMVASGFKNIYSHDMLDWDDDPWEGQIGKKKRWEERLEGSGQEFHASSHRHSRRNMYSPLMDVELEVRGSYQKGPVPIVSLMSKLNSRAIIGHPVEVEVLADGSSEYFGNETTYHDKPFLLPHAWKTARRSSSRVPRLQPLSPSLEADADVHSPSGQGRKPFFKKLGSGNLSTDDNSLRRSNLMHIPRPPGERKQQQKKVMKNTNASPSQKTRALSSFGSEQAHSGIKTFGDGTHELSNRRVLQGPPTVACIPVKLVFSRLLEKINRPPSKPL
- the LOC125587545 gene encoding ADP-ribosylation factor 1-like 2 codes for the protein MGQTFRKLFDTFFGNQEMRVVMLGLDAAGKTTILYKLHIGEVLSTVPTIGFNVEKVQYKNVMFTVWDVGGQEKLRPLWRHYFNNTDGLIYVVDSLDRERIGKAKQEFQEIIKDPFMLNSVILVFANKQDMRGAMSPREVCEGLGLLDLKNRKWHIQGTCALQGDGLYEGLDWLSSTLKEVRAAGFSSAGPLF
- the LOC106435952 gene encoding protein EXPORTIN 1B-like, with translation MAAERLRDLSKPMDVALLDATVDFFYATGSKEERAAADNILRDLKANPDTWLQVAHILQNTRSTHTKYFALQVLEGVIKYRWKALPVVQRDGMKMYISDVIVQLSKNEESFRSERFYINKLNLILVQILKHEWPANWRSFIPDLVNAAKTSESICENGMAILKLLSEEIFNFSKGEMIQRKINDLKESLNSEFKFIHELCLYVLSASKRPALIRATLSALHAYLSWIPLPYIFQSPLLETLLTFFSVPAYRNLTLQCLSKVAALKYEKHYRNQVVQMYMIFMKHLEGMLPFNINIPEAYSAGSNEEQAFIQNLALFFTSFFKVIFFLFEAKRGRVLHLIFVAFFFFCFLCISNIIRCLMFFLLQLHINILETTSETIPFLLAGLEYLIKISYVDDTEVFKVCCDYWHLLVSELFTSGQRVSHPCTNSKPLRIPNMVFHPPTVGSIEPEITTPKILYSDQLSKLRGLMINSMAKPEEVLIVEDENGNIVRETMKDCDVFLQYKIMRETLIFLTHFDNDDTERQMLSKLSKQINKKEWTRNDLNTLCWAIGSISGSMDVANEDRFLVKVIRALLSFSGIMKGNDDKDVIASNIMYVFGQYPRFLKGNWQYMMVVVKKLFDFMHSTQPGVKDMACDTFLKIAQQCKRIFLVVQVGKEEPFVSEVLASLSTTTKHLGPHQIQTFYESVACIIEAESDPQKRREYIKWLMALPNQRWAEIIGEARQNVDFLKDPDVIHNVLTILQTNTRVAASLGKYFLFQISSIFLAILNIYKMYSELVSSSIGDSGPCASRISLIKLLRSVKREILNLIKTFLDKDEKNPHIGKHFVPPIMNEILADYARNVPDARESEVLSLFATIINQYKVAMQDDVPRIFESVFHCTLEMITKNFEDYPEHRLKFFLLLRAIATFCFRALLQLSSEQLKLVMDSVIWAFRHTERNIAETGLKLLLVLLKKFQKSAFSNQFYRTYLMQIEQEIIAVLTDTFHKPEFHWHVFVLQRLFQLVESGALTEPLWDASTVPQQYPDNAAFVCDHTTKLLSSSFPNISVPEVTEFVKGLYELRDHPVPFKNNVRDFLIRSKEFSAQDNKDLDAGPIAPDENPDEMSDS